A single window of Nicotiana tomentosiformis chromosome 1, ASM39032v3, whole genome shotgun sequence DNA harbors:
- the LOC138891480 gene encoding uncharacterized protein: protein MSVLEYSTSFDSLARYDPYIVATMWDMIHRFIAGLAPELTEACSTTALKDIMDISRIQAFTQNIEKGRRQQQGKKISEQGHRKRMRFVRYNEVQEKHGHLCHGVTSVVDDTWANAEQVPTFVIHVGVWGGESQSSAGRGRGRGRGSSSGGNQNYIYALADPGSTLSYITPFVARRFGIVPEILTDPFAISTLIRESIITRRVYQGCTVTVCSRQTSADLVELEMIDFDAIMGMDWLAACYATVDCRAKATKFHFLAPLMKLTQKATKFKWTEVCERSFQELKNRLTSTPVLTLPKGPDGYAVDCDASGVGLGCVLMQHRKIIKACNISSSKRS from the exons atgagtgttctaGAGTATAGTACtagttttgactcattggccagatatgatCCATATATAGTTGCTACTATGTGGGACAtgatccacaggtttatagctgggttggccccagagttgacTGAGGCATGTTCCACCACTGCATTGAAGGATattatggatatctcccggattcaggcattcaccCAGAATATAGAAAAGGGAAGACGTCAGCAGCAGGGTAAAAAGATTAGTGAACAAGGTCatcgtaagaggatgagatttgtcAG ATACAATGAGGTTCAGGAAAAACATGGTCATTTATGCcatggtgtgacatctgtggtagatgacacttgggccaatgccgagcaggttccgACATTTGTTATACATGTGGGTGTCTGGG ggggtgagtctcagtcttcggctggtagaggtcgaggcagaggtagaggttccagttcaggcgGTAATCAGAACTATATCTATGCTTTAGCAG acccaggatctactttatcgtatattaccccgtTTGTCGCGAGAaggtttggtatagtgcctgaaatactgaCTGATCCTTTTGCAATATCTACACTGATCAGAGAATCAATTATTACTAGACGGGTTTACcaaggttgtacggtgacagtttgtagtcgtcagacctcagccgacctagttgagctagagatgatagattttgatgctatcatgggcatggactggttggcagcttgctatgccacagttgattgccgagcaaaggcaacCAAATTTCATTTTCTAG caccattgatgAAGCTGACtcagaaagcaactaagtttaAGTGGACAGAGGTTTGCGAGCgaagtttccaagagcttaagaataggttgacctcaacgccagttctaacacttccaaaGGGTCCAGATGGTTATGCCGTGGATTGTGATGCCTcgggtgtcgggttaggatgtgtacTGATGCAACAtaggaag atcataaaagcctgcaatatatcttcaagcaaaaggagttga